Proteins encoded together in one Astatotilapia calliptera chromosome 7, fAstCal1.2, whole genome shotgun sequence window:
- the pamr1b gene encoding inactive serine protease PAMR1, whose amino-acid sequence MLSAGRRLQLGKTYGGIQTIPWITIFVFGKGHWLLFISVFISISLPQGTAWPYDYRHLYNHCPGPEWNVMCRGCCEYDVIRCKCPLQGTPVGYAVPCCRNAINECDPCIIHPGCSIFENCKRCNNGTWGPRDDFFINGKYCAECRPGWSGGDCMKCGGVIHKRQGHLVLESYPNNARCEWTIQVDRPFTIELRFMMLSLEFHHSCHYDYVEVRDGDSIHSRVIGRYCGNNRPAPVHSSGNSLHVLFVSDGYKNFDGFFATFQENSACSSSPCLHDGTCILDSSYSYHCACLAGYTGKRCENVVGCRRPPVPTHGSTEGLFHHSGARITFRCDPGFELKGFRHAICLSDGTWSAPAPDCVPVERVCALPPKPANGDHFLVYGPNDVLIALQYLCHQPYELSGGSQRTCLPNNTWSGTSPVCIKVNNTLNEAEKDKVKEKGKETDIYSNKDKSKTKEKEEENTTSENESVAGKDVNTEQENTTAVDGEDKYNGTTPGKTVVEGRNEGEVDERNTGPEKPSGGGEDKVTSESPDNSLDYMVEEKEPKQPEKKEDTNFDKGKTDVTEVPVTKDKGQEESERKEKQVNGKRDPDKVGPNDTKLRTVISEGENTVEMPELEMTKNNTVSHDTESTSKENNTIGSLPPGRKIIPTRVNITLYRAESGKPKEKSTTAKDEKEKDSTEKTKEVEREKKEKEKEREREDNQSFTEKSCPTLPRLYHGYHQVVPGLEPETVEFKCNQSYALSGDDRRTCQPDGTWSGKQPLCVRACREPKVSELVKQKVLPPQVPSRKTPVHKLYSSVMGQQPQLHSPTKAPLVLSQLPQGFHHLYTHIEYECASQYYHHFGSPRRTCLKTGKWSGRHVSCSPVCGKHPTFDTERPEEAHWPWLAAIYRRSTKGTETKVTKADSQTGSLKKDGGAGTGKHNQAFHWQLVCSAALVNQRVLVVAAHCVTDLGKVFPLDTATIKVVVGKHYRDDDRETKGVQHLRVASIVIHPNYDPNILDSDIAVIKLLDKARIGEKVLPLCLSENQEEDLTSTQGLVTGWSPMPESSLGPDEKARVGLVHLADVVPCEQQYARNGVPVSVTDNMLCASQKPDYGPSNICPSDTGGILVLPALSENQVNDNRKPGYTQAQGESKRLWRLLGLVSFGYDQGECDPDLYTVYTHVASFKDWIESNMK is encoded by the exons ATGCTTTCTGCGGGACGGAGATTGCAGCTGGGGAAAACCTATGGGGGTATCCAAACAATCCCCTGGATCACCATCTTTGTCTTTGGGAAGGGGcactggcttctcttcatctCTGTCTTCATTTCCATCTCCTTGCCCCAAGGGACAGCCTGGCCCTACG ATTACAGGCACTTGTACAACCACTGTCCAGGTCCGGAGTGGAATGTTATGTGCAGAGGATGCTGCGAGTATGATGTGATTCGCTGTAAGTGTCCCCTCCAAGGGACTCCAGTAGGCTATGCAGTACCCTGTTGCCGGAATGCCATCAACGAGTGTGATCCCTGCATTATCCACCCAG GTTGCAGCATATTTGAGAACTGTAAACGCTGCAACAATGGGACATGGGGCCCCAGGGATGATTTCTTCATTAATGGCAAATACTGCGCAGAATGTCGACCTGGCTGGTCTGGTGGAGACTGCATGA AGTGTGGAGGGGTGATCCATAAACGACAGGGCCACTTGGTCCTGGAGAGCTACCCCAACAATGCTAGGTGTGAGTGGACCATACAGGTGGACAGGCCATTTACTATTGAACTCAG GTTCATGATGCTGAGTCTGGAGTTTCACCATTCTTGTCATTATGACTATGTGGAAGTCCGAGATGGAGACAGTATCCACTCGCGTGTTATCGGTAGATACTGTGGGAATAACAGACCTGCACCAGTTCACAGCTCTGGCaacagtttgcatgttctctttgTGTCTGATGGTTACAAGAATTTTGATGGATTCTTTGCCACTTTCCAAGAGAACTCAG CTTGCAGCTCTTCCCCTTGCCTGCATGATGGGACATGTATCCTAGACAGTTCTTACTCTTACCACTGTGCCTGTCTGGCTGGCTACACAGGCAAGAGGTGTGAAAATG TGGTGGGCTGCCGCAGGCCTCCGGTGCCCACCCACGGATCTACAGAGGGTCTGTTTCATCACTCTGGTGCACGCATCACTTTTCGTTGTGACCCTGGGTTTGAGCTGAAGGGGTTTCGTCATGCCATCTGCCTGAGTGACGGAACATGGAGTGCGCCTGCTCCAGACTGTG TTCCAGTGGAAAGAGTCTGTGCTCTGCCACCCAAGCCAGCCAATGGGGACCACTTCTTGGTTTATGGGCCCAATGATGTTCTCATCGCCTTACAGTACTTGTGCCACCAGCCATATGAACTCAGTGGGGGCTCTCAGAGAACCTGCCTCCCCAATAACACCTGGAGTGGGACTTCTCCTGTTTGCATTAAAG TGAATAACACTCTTAATGAAGCAGAAAAGgacaaagtaaaagaaaagggCAAAGAGACAGATATTTACAGTAACAAAgataaaagtaaaactaaagagaaagaagaagagaacacAACTAGCGAAAACGAAAGTGTTGCCGGAAAAGATGTAAACACTGAGCAGGAGAACACAACAGCAGTCGACGGGGAAGATAAATATAATGGGACCACTCCTGGGAAAACTGTGGTTGAGGGCAGGAATGAAGGAGAGGTAGATGAGAGAAATACTGGCCCAGAGAAGCCATCTGGAGGTGGGGAAGATAAAGTGACTAGCGAAAGCCCAGATAACAGCCTAGATTACATGGTTGAAGAGAAAGAACcaaaacaacctgaaaaaaaagaagacacaaACTTTGACAAGGGAAAGACAGATGTTACAGAGGTCCCTGTGACAAAAGACAAAGGACAGgaagaaagtgaaagaaaagaaaaacaggtgaATGGGAAAAGAGATCCTGACAAAGTGGGCCCCAATGACACCAAGCTCAGGACGGTCATATCTGAGGGtgaaaacacagtggaaatgccTGAACTGGAAATGACAAAGAACAACACTGTTTCACATGATACCGAGAGCAcaagtaaagaaaataatacCATAGGGTCTCTACCGCCAGGGAGGAAAATAATTCCAACTCGTGTCAACATCACCCTGTACAGAGCCGAAAGTGGGAAACCGAAGGAAAAATCAACAACTGCGAAGGATGAAAAGGAGAAGGATTCAACTGAGAAAACAAAGGAGGtggaaagagagaagaaagaaaaagagaaagaaagggagcgAGAAGACAACCAAAGCTTCACCG AAAAAAGCTGCCCAACTCTACCTCGCCTTTACCATGGCTACCACCAGGTGGTGCCAGGTTTGGAGCCTGAAACAGTAGAGTTCAAGTGCAATCAATCTTATGCGCTCAGTGGTGATGACCGACGCACATGCCAGCCGGATGGCACATGGAGTGGCAAACAGCCCCTCTGTGTCAGAG cATGTCGTGAGCCCAAAGTCTCAGAGCTGGTGAAACAAAAAGTTCTGCCCCCTCAGGTACCATCCAG AAAGACACCCGTGCACAAGCTCTACTCCTCAGTCATGGGCCAGCAGCCACAGTTGCACAGTCCCACTAAAGCCCCCCTGGTGCTTTCGCAGTTGCCCCAGGGTTTCCATCATCTTTACACACATATAGAATATGAGTGTGCATCTCAGTACTACCACCACTTTGGCAGTCCACGTCGGACTTGCTTGAAGACAGGGAAATGGAGCGGGCGCCATGTCTCCTGTTCACCAG TGTGTGGGAAGCATCCAACCTTTGACACAGAGAGGCCAGAAGAGGCTCACTGGCCTTGGCTGGCTGCCATCTACCGCCGCTCCACCAAGGGTACAGAGACCAAGGTGACCAAGGCAGACAGCCAGACAGGGTCCCTGAAGAAGGATGGTGGAGCAGGAACTGGCAAACACAATCAGGCTTTTCACTGGCAGCTGGTCTGCAGTGCAGCTCTGGTTAACCAAAGGGTTCTGGTCGTAGCTGCTCACTGTGTGACAGATCTGGGCAAGGTTTTTCCCCTGGACACTGCCACAATAAAGGTGGTTGTGGGGAAGCACTATCGTGATGATGACAGGGAAACCAAAGGTGTTCAACACCTGCGG GTGGCCTCCATTGTTATTCATCCAAACTATGACCCCAATATTCTTGACTCTGACATTGCTGTGATCAAATTACTGGACAAGGCAAGGATTGGAGAAAAAGTCCTGCCTCTGTGCCTGTCAGAAAACCAGGAAGAAGATTTGACATCAACTCAAGGACTTGTGACGGGCTGGTCTCCAATGCCCGAGTCAAGTTTAGGCCCTGATGAGAAGGCTAGGGTTGGGCTCGTTCACCTTGCTGATGTAGTCCCATGTGAGCAGCAATATGCTCGTAATGGTGTGCCAGTCAGTGTAACAGACAATATGCTGTGTGCCAGCCAAAAGCCTGACTATGGACCATCTAACATATGTCCCTCTGACACTGGGGGAATTCTTGTCCTCCCTGCCCTCTCTGAGAATCAAGTCAATGATAACCGAAAGCCTGGTTATACACAGGCGCAAGGGGAGAGCAAAAGGCTGTGGAGACTCCTGGGACTGGTGAGCTTTGGCTATGACCAAGGGGAGTGTGATCCTGACCTCTACACAGTCTACACACATGTAGCCAGCTTTAAAGACTGGATTGAGagcaatatgaaataa